From the Drechmeria coniospora strain ARSEF 6962 chromosome 02, whole genome shotgun sequence genome, the window tatagtctttattttttattttctttcttaataagtagtattagtattactactattaataaGCTTACTTATATCTATCCCTTATCTAATAGGtctataatttatttatagactttaagtagttagtcttatagtaaattatatagtaggccctagggtaactatagtatttcttccttattattttattatagttaaatataatagtccTAGgagccttagtataatagtaggcctaaggcctatTCCTTATTAAAGAGATTAATATAGTTCTAAAGAACTATTAAAAGAGTAAGTAaggctattattattatatttatacttttaggtacttatagtactatttcttatagttttattactatttcttataagcttattactattagtacttcctattatttttgtaaaaaggtttatactaatataagGTATACTTTTTAGGACCTATTAGTAGGGTAgatattatttacttatataatttagttacctactGCCTTAATTATAAAGGTTTAAtctattatatttaaggtAACCTATTAAtattctatttatagtaaacttaatatagtattttaacttaggcctaggataaTATATAGAAGTATTAAGCTCTcttagctatttatattaattattatatagattatattagttattatagagtaggtaagggtattacttATATTCTGCTAagatattataatagctatttagagtagctattttattaaaagaggaataagcttaagttataggtattaggttattcttttactaatagccctatagtaattatagctattattaatttaaatattaaggaatttTATAaaatttataagtatagtaataagaaaaAGTAATTTATttatccttagtataatctttttaaacttaaTTTCTTAATTCttttagttccttatagtttatttacctataaaccctttatacctttatataagacttagcttaaaggtactTTATTTCCTTTCTTTTCCTTAGtctttagttccttataaATAAGTTCTTTTCCCTAAGtagcctaaatacttatccctaaggtatatagaattatagcttattataggtattattaaatatagtagcctcccttcctatagtaaatatatatattagctattttatacttatttttttctttttatataacctattttacttactattaaagcctaccttagccttagtttatttttattattagcctaattatagttactttaGGCCTAGCTATAGCCCTAGAGCCTACTATATTAACCCCTAATATTAgggtattactgtacttattggGTTAGGGGGTTACCTTAGTTATCCCTTAGCTAGGCCCGCCTTAGTCCTTAATTTTAttctttatatattataattatattttaaatataatttatttatatatattaactgctttattataattatttattatagtcccttactaaaggatatagttccttattctcttagttagcctaatatagagctttataagttttacttTACTAGGCTAATATATTcctcctattagtataagcttctctttaaagtatataaggaatactaagaATAATTTTAATATCCCTTAcctaatatcctttagtttaataactactagttactagtagtaggggttactataagttaatttaaggtatattaaaaatTAGAATAAGTTATAACTAATATAGgagccttccttaaagtatattataatttaTTATTAGACTTTAGCTAAGTagttttactaaataaaaatCTATTAGTCCTAGGTAGACTTAATAAAGTCCCTATTTACCTAGAGCTTATAGTTTATATAGAacttttaggctataaaggtacccttattactattatataggttTCTAATTAAAATtagtttatatttaatataggcctataATATACCTAACTTATTCTTAGTTTATTCTTACTAAGGGTTAATTATTAAGGTATCTATTAGCTAGGCTAATAAGTACCTTAAgtcctactatacctattactacttattcttttatagagctaagatttaaatagagtatatttctatttaggtatatatttagctaaactctatatagacttttactataaagtcctttataacttactaaaggttaatttctttaggcttccctttatttattttaacttatagtagttaggctttttcttcctcctaactaatataagtaaagtcttttaaatattatagagttactaagtaactgctctaggacttTTAATaaagtttattaaaagacttaaaggagggaaaactacttaataactagggctactagttatatatattcctcctagtaggtcccttagcTCCTTTCGTTCTtctatatcgggctaagcctaatactataatactaattattattactatactaGCTTAAAACTATTAAAGTAAGCATCCTATACGCTTTAATAGTTATAAAAGCCttatatagtactagtaaaaTTATATACTAATATCTatagctactactactatatactactactatataatagtattaaggcCTATAAGGCTAGTACTAAAGTACCAATAGGGTTACTAaaagttagtagtagtactatagcagtagtactataggtagtactactagtaggggTAAAAGGAGTAGTAGGAATAATATTAGTAAGAGTTATTCTTATAGTATTATAaagcttatactaagtattactaAGTTAGTAAAATAAAGTAAAaaggtaaatataataattagGAAATTTAGCTATTTTAATATAGGCAGCCGAAATAATATAAGTACCTTTAATAGTAGAATAAATAAGcttataaataatataataaaggtataaatatagtattaataagtataaaatatatttatacttatattaggctaaggTATGAGTAGTatacctattactactactatatttataataggtagtactagtataaaCTAAATATTTAATATAGGGTAAATGTATTTAAGCCTTAGCGGTAGGAATATTATACTTTTTATCTAAGGAGTCTCCCTAAATAGTAAAACTACTTATTAATTAAATAGTTAATAATTTATTTAAGGTATAGCTATATTTAgggctattattattattaagGGGGGGAAACaaagtattagtaatagtaaatataataatataataataggaaAGTAGGTATAATTAACTAATATAAGTAGTTAGTAATAAGTAGTAGTAGGAACCccaatataatatatatagtaaggAAGGTAAAAGTATAGGAGGAAGTAAGAAATTATAATAGTAATTTTAAAGAAAGTAATAATTataaaaaaagaaaaagaaaaattATAACTTActtataataaatatataaaaaataaaaaggggtaatataataggactataataaaatcTTAGCTATAAaaatattaatatatatacttaataATTACTTATAAATAGGAAAGAGGTAATAactttataaatatataagtaaaATAAAGGGGTAGTATAATAAGGTTATTATAGTACCTTaactataaatatattaataaatatatttagtaacTACCTATAAATAGGAAAGAGGTAATAACTTTTTATTATTTTTAAATAGAAGAAAGTTATTAAGCAAATTAAGGTAAGTTACTATATAGGTATTACTATATTACTAAAAGGTACTACTATAGGtatatagtattaatagGACTACTAAAGGAATTATAGAAGGAAGGggatatattataatattaggctttacctaatagagctatatCTTAGGATAGAGTtatatactactatatataacttataccCTATAACTTAATAggtattagagtataagtactctaatacttagtactttaagTTAGAGTTCTATaaatttcttaataactatttctaactactaaatactaatagtactagtaactctataatattaaCTACTAattaacttaatactacttatactagtagtataatatagtatattagctagtaatagtattactactaagtactataattagtataagaGTATAACTCTAACTATAAGCAGTACATATTATAGTATTGTACTTTTTTATATTCTAAAAAAAAAAGATTTCTACTTAGTATAGTAActattaattaatatagtagttattaatAGTTACTTATACAATTAAAGACAATAAGTATATTACTCTAAAGAGTCTTTTCTTTAAGTTAGTACTTCTTTATCTTATATATCTTATATAACTTAGTTAATATTTATAtctttatatatactactatGTACTATTAGtttgtatatatatattaaatatTTATTGTATATAACTAACTGTACTACTGAGTTTATTAAAGCTATATATTGTACTAGTTACAGAATTGAAATAGTTAAGATCTGTAGTGCATATCCTTTTAAtatataggtataataaGAAACTATTAAAATgaaaatatactatactatttaattttaataatagtaacTATATGAAACGAGATAAGAAAAACCTATTTAAATTTTAAAAAGTATATATGAATAGTTCTgtagtattaattattattcGTAAAATACGTTGTTGAAGTATATTGAGATATTCCCATAACAGCTAACCATAGTTGCCCGAAATTTTATCTAGTACCACTACCCTGGGTAAACACGAAACTGCACGTTCATTCTCACTGGGTTACTGATTTCTCTCACTCATGTTTCGACGTAATACCGCACTTTACCTCAGCCAAACGACTTGCCAGACTATATTTCGCGATGTTTGCCGGAAGGATAGCTGCGGTTGCCCGCAGAGAATCGCTGAGACCAACGTTACCATTTCTAGTTCGTCGTCCCTTGGCCGTATTGCCAGTGCCGAGGGGAACCACTCGCGGCTATGCATTTAAGATCGAGAAGGTACCGCAGATGGCCGAGTCTATATCGGAGGGAACGCTCAAGCAGTTCAATAAAAAAGTCGGCGAGTTTGtggagcaggacgaggaaaTTGCCACAATCGAGACCGACAAGGTATGCCACACTGGATACTGTGGTCTGCTTTAGATGTGTTCGCTGTGCTAATCCGACTCGTTGCCAGATTGATGTCGCCGTGAACGCCTCGGAGGCTGGGACGATCAAGGAGTATTATGCCAGCGAGGAAGATACTGTGACTGTCGGTCAAGACCTGGTTCGAATCGAGCTTGGCGGAAGCCCGAATGTTGGCGAGAAGAAAGATGTCTCCTCGAACGAGTCGAAGTTTGAACCAGCGCGAATTGAATCGACCGCAGAGCTGGACAAGTCACAATCGGTCGCGCCACAGAAATCAGAACTCCCTCGAACGCCTGAACCCGAGCAGCCCATGAAGGTCATGAGCATGGCACTGCCAGATGTGCAGAACAATTCCAGCTCGCTACCAGCCTCGCCCCCCCCTATGCGCGAGGAACGCCGCGTAAGTGTCTTACACACAAGTACCTGGTTTACCACGACCTCGCGAGATGTTAACAAACCACCCAGATAAAAATGAACCGAATGCGCCTCCGCATCGCGGAGCGTCTCAAACAGTCGCAGAACACGGCAGCATCCTTGACAACCTTCAATGAAGTTGATATGTCTAACATGATGGAATTTCGCAAGCTGTACAAGGATGATATTCTTAAGAAGACCGGTATTAAACTAGGCTTTATGAGCGCCTTTGCCAGGGCCACTGTCCTGGCCATACGAGATATTCCTGCCGTCAATGCATCCATTGAAGGGCCAAATGGAGGCGACACGGTTGTCTACCGCGACTACGTCGATATCAGCGTTGCTGTTGCCACGGAGAAGGGGCTCGTCACACCCGTCGTACGAAATGTAGAGTCAATGGATATGCTTGCCATTGAGAAATCAATTGCAGACATGGGTAAAAAGGCATGTACTCTCATGCCACCTGTTGACCCCTGAATAGCGCTGACGTCGATGAAAGGCCCGGGATGGAAAATTGACCATTGAGGACATGGCAGGTGGCACATTTACAATCAGCAATGGTGGTGTTTTTGGCTCCCTCATGGGTACGCCCATTATCAACCTGCCTCAGAGCGCCGTCCTAGGCCTTCATGCTATCAAGGATCGCCCAATTGCTATAAACGGCAAAATTGAGATCCGGCCAATGATGTACCTGGCACTAACCTATGACCATCGGCTTTTGGATGGTAGGGAAGCTGTACAGTTTTTGGTAAAGGTAAAAGAATACATTGAAGACCCTAGGCGTATGCTTTTATGAGTTATTGAAAAATAGAACGGAGAATTTTCGAGTTCTTAAATGTTTCTAGTTCAATTCAAATTAATAGAACATGCAttatatttttattatttaaTTCAATCTATATTTTTtgttatgatattaggctttgcctaatagagctatgtcctaggatagagttacGTGCAACAGTACGTAACTCGCaccctatgactaagcaagcattagagtataagtactccaatgccttaCACTTCGAGTTAGAGTtctgtagatttcttaataactatttccgactactagatattggtagtactagtaactccatAGCATTTTTATTATTTAATTCAATTGTATTCatttataagtattattactggaGGTTTAAGTAATAAATAATACTATAACGTAAGTTACTATTAAACGGGTTAgaaatataatatatagatTGAATCTTAGTTAATGGTTTCTGCTTTGCCCTAAGAGTTTAAGTAGGGTAAGATAAattatatattattattCTAGTTTATATACAGAGACTATATATTTATTCCAAAAAGCCTTATTTAATTTAGACTAAAAGAAGTCTAATATAGCTAGCAGTATAtttacaatactaacttagtattagaattactagtatttatactaataagactacccaaataggatactatcctatatgTATTGCTACTTGCAATacctagcagtagtactactactagccaatgtactactactgtactgtacgtataagtagtatattaggTTAACGAATTGTACTTCCTATATAAATTCTCCTCACCCCGACTTAGTAcaactaatagtagtactacttatacgaGACGTACAATAGTAGTAGATTGGCTaggcagtagtacttagtcgactaagtaagattattaatcggaCCGTTAATTAACGCTCTTCgaactactattagtagttacctactaatagtactactactacgcGTTAGGACCCAcctaactgcaactagcaattgcttactagtagtactactactggcccgcttAACTACtagagtactactactttACTATTGCAACCGAACAATAATACTAACGAAGTCTAATagctatatatactaactatgcaactagcagtataacttaaccagagtatttagagctgcATTATATATAGGCAGATTATTTGgaaatatattatataggaTTAGTCAGAATTCCAATGcatatatattatactaattaaagtactacctcttaggtataaaatagtcctacctttcctatactcctAAATAGGAAGTAAGTAAAAAAACAAGTAAGTAAGAACAAGAAGAATATATAAGTCTCTCTTTTCTAAATCGCATCTTAGCACTATAATttaacttatttaaatctatattccctacctagttactaactagtactctttttactattactaatagtattaattaatatccattttggatagtccgtataACTGTAGTTCTACTATATACCCTTCCGATTCTTCTTTTTACCCTAATTTAAACAGGTTATAggcccggaaggactatactAAGTCCCCTAGAATAATTAACCCAGCTgctaatatatataataagtactacGTATTATATATCATAATATACTTCtgctataagtactacttactgtaattcTAGGAAATCGATTTAACTATAGTACCCAGCTACTAATGTatataataagtactacttattgtataTCCCAATACTaaactactagtactattagtataaaGGTAAACCGAAATCTAATTACTAACTAAATTGTATCTATATTCCTAAAATGGATTCTACTAAGGAAAGTTAGGCTACTCTTAAAaaaaataggaagggtacGCAGTAGAagtactagttgtacaaACTATCCAAAATATATATTAATCgaggctattagtaataataggaagtgtactagttagtaactgggcagggaatacagatttaaataagtcaaatagtagtatTATAATACGATTTAAAAAAAGGCTTACGTACTTAattgttatagtatcgggcttagcccaatacaggagaacggagggaaccaaaggacccactaggaagaacgcatacaactagaagccctagttgttaagtagttttcccttctttaagtctttgAATAAATAATATTGAGAGCacctagagcagttgcctagtaactccatAACATTAATTATtcttacttacttacttccTATTaggagtataggaaaggtaggaccattttatacctgtaaggtagtaccttaattagtaaaatatatatatatcgGAATTCTAACTAATTCTATATAATACATCTCTAAACAATTTACTTACATACAATAcagctctaaatactctTATTAAGTTATACTGCTAGTTgtatagttagtatatataactaGCAGACTTAGttagtattagtattttATTGcaatagtatagtagtagtactacagtagttaagtaggctaatagtagtactactagtaagtaaCTACTAATTAAAGTTAAGTAGGTCTTAGTACGCaatagtaatactattagtaggaaactattagtagtagttataagagtattaattaacggtccgattaataatcttacttagtcgactaagtactacttatataaaatatataatagtagtagatTGGctaaatagtagtactactattagttgTATTAAGTTAGAATAAGgagaatttatatagtaagtacaatttattaacttaatatactacttatatatatagtatagtagtagtatattagtaagtagtaatactactactaggtattataagtagtaatatatatagaatagtatcctatttaggtacttttactaatataaatattagtaattttaataccccctttatttagctagtaagaGTACCACTATATAGGAATCCTTTAAAGACCTAATAAGctaaggtattattaaaagagattagtagtaagggccttagtaagactattagtaggtattaaCTTAATATTTAAATAGTTAATTTTAGCTAAGCTGCTTATTACTTCTtactaaatatactaaaatTTTAGTAAggtatacttagtataagagtactaATTTAAGTTATTAGTAATAAAGATAgatctattattattatataaaagtaGAATAAGTTTTTAAAGACTTTTTCCTATTTTATAAATAGActatttagctatttaaTTTCCTATATTACTTTTAGTAGGGTATTAAATTCTACTTCTATAGTTAAAAGAGTAATTATACttaccctttttaactttTAGTAAATTAATTTACTTACTAAGGTAAAAAGGTATAACGATATTATATATTGTATTCTCTttctagcctaccctataccccCTATTATATAATGCGCGGACCGTCTAGGTATATAGGCCGTTCCTTACTGCCCTTACTATTTTCTatttcttttcttcctccttagtttaaaaattctatagtttttatatatactacctTCCTACTAGTTAGCTTTATAATATTATTTTTAAACTCTATTAGCCTACCCTTAAGAtaattatttagtaaatactAAGTTTACTAAAATATCTAGCTTTACTAACCGTATAACTTACTTAGCTATTCCCTAAAACCTTAATAAAATACCCTACTTAAACTAACTAAGTAATTCTACCTTAAGCTTTAACTTAGCCTTATTTAAAATTATTACCTCCCTCTACTTACTTTAGGCATACCTTTAATAGCTTAAAGGAATAAGTAAAAAGTTATTTACCTTTACCCTTAAACTAATACCTCCTATTACTATAGCCCCTACGGCCTACCTTATATTTTACCTAACCTTATTTAATAGTAACTTAGTTTTTTTCTTATTTTAAGTAGGAGAAATTAAGGCTAAAATTAAACTTAAAGGtataactattagtaataataaagCTTAGTTTTACTATATTTTTAGCTAACTTAGACTAAAAACTAAAAAGATACTAGCCTTTTAGTTTAAGTATAAGTAGAAATTAAGTAAATTTAATTACTAATAGATTATTTAGAAATTAAATAAGATTTATAGTAACCTAAGTTAAGCTAAAAAAGCCCTTAAGAAACTCTCCTAGCTTTACTaaattattatatttataaagttcttttttatttttaaagAAATAATACTTAAAGCTAATAGCCCTAACTAGCCTAAAGCTATTAAGATTAATTACTTTAAAACTACCCTTTCTAAAAACCTttactaagtattactttTTAATTTTAACCTTATGTATAATAACTTTCTTACTTTTACCTACTAAGTTAGTATAATTACTAATTATCTTAACTCCTCTATATACTAACTATCCTACTACCCTActagctattatactaaagggGCTAAGACTACCTTTATTTAGTAAGCTAACCTTACTAAGCCTACCTATATTTAATAGGCTAACCCTACTAAGGGTAGTAAATACCCTTATAGGTAATAAGCTAACCTTACTATAAATAATAAACTTTTCTATAGAAAATAagcttagtatattttaGCTATAGAACTTAATTATTAAAGGTAGGAAGGGGTTTActtttattatactaaaaagggctactatatataaattTACTTACTCTTACTACCTATCCTACTATAAAAGTAAAATATAAACCCTAAGATCtaagtattataaaataTAACTATCcctataagtattattaagGAATATAGTAAGAATACTATTTTAAATTAAGGAAATAAATAGGCTTTAAGGAAAGTTATCCTTTAAgcttactaaataaaataaGTTTAATTTCCCTTTTTTTTAATTCTTATTATAGTTAAtttaatttattatactaaaaagacttttataaatataggcttaactatttatatatttattagtaATACCTTTATAAAGAAAGCCTAACTAATATATATTCCTATCCCCCCTTAAGACCTATAAGGCTTTTAGAACTACCCTATTACCTAAATATCTAAAATAGCCTATTCCTAAGTTAATATAGAAGGCTATTCCTAAGATATCTTTTTCTATATTAtcttatactaatattataatTTTATTTTAGGCctaaaataaatataatactaaaataTTACTATTTTACCTACTAAATAATAGCTTTATATTAAGTCTTCTAATACCTAGGTTTAAAACCttacctattactactactaaaaaCCCTTATACTTTAGATAATAAATTTAATAAATCTATAGTAATTCCTTCTTAACCTATACTTAATACTAAAAGAAAGACCCTTTAATTTAAATCTTTACTATCTTTTTAGCTAATATTAAAAAGGCCCTTTAGCCTAAAATTACTAATAACCTTTATACTACCCTTTctatatactattataaCTTTCTTTCCCTTTTTAGCTATTATTAAGCTAATTAGCTCTTACCCCCCTAAGGCTATTTAAACTATAGTATTCCCTTAGAGAAAGATAAAAATAGCCTTAAAAAGTAATTACCTTAGGGCCCCCTTTATACTATATTATAAAAAAAACTATTTATCCTTTAAAAGAtattatataaattactaaataaagaatttatttatattaatagtTTTCGAACTATTACTTTAGTTCTTTTTACTAAGAAACTTAAAGGTAGCTTCTATTtctatattaattataaaggacttaatattattataattaAGGATTATTTTTCTTTCCTTTTTATTTAAGAAACCTTTTACTAAGTTTTTTAAACTTAATAGCTTACTAAACTTAATATTATTTTAGTATTttactacctataggtaAAAGAAAATAATAAGTAAAAGATTACCTTTTATACTTAATTTAGCTTCTTTAAGTAGCTTATTACCCTATTTAGTCTTACTTTTACTCCTACTACTTTTTAGTaatatattaactatatattttataaataccttaatatCTTTTACTCTATATATATAGataatatacttatttaCTTCTTAGGGTCTCTTTAGGATTACTATTATAAGGTCTAATAGATCCTTAGTAAACTTTAAAATACTAGCCTTTaagttaatattaataaatatatatttaAAGCTatagaagttaaataccttagtaTAATTCTTATAACTAGCTAAGGTATTAAGATAGATCCTAATAAGGTTAAGGTAATTTATAATtaagtactacctactaTAGTTAAAGGGGTCTATAGCTTTTTAGGCTTTATAAACTTTTATTAGTAATTTattaatagctatagctacTTAGTAAAACCCCTTATTACTTTTATTAAGAAAATAGTATTTATTTCTTTTTTATTTTCCCCCTTAGCTAAAGAAGtatttaatatacttaaGAATCTTTTTGCCTTTTACCTTATTCTTACTACCTTTAACTATACCTATAAAATAGTACTTAAAGTTAATACTTTAGGATATTATATTAGTAGGGTACttttataatataataataataaggtactataactaatagtatacttTTCTACCTATATATTCTTAGCTAAAGCTAACTATATtatttataataaggagctccttactattattaaatacCTC encodes:
- a CDS encoding dihydrolipoamide succinyltransferase, with product MFAGRIAAVARRESLRPTLPFLVRRPLAVLPVPRGTTRGYAFKIEKVPQMAESISEGTLKQFNKKVGEFVEQDEEIATIETDKIDVAVNASEAGTIKEYYASEEDTVTVGQDLVRIELGGSPNVGEKKDVSSNESKFEPARIESTAELDKSQSVAPQKSELPRTPEPEQPMKVMSMALPDVQNNSSSLPASPPPMREERRIKMNRMRLRIAERLKQSQNTAASLTTFNEVDMSNMMEFRKLYKDDILKKTGIKLGFMSAFARATVLAIRDIPAVNASIEGPNGGDTVVYRDYVDISVAVATEKGLVTPVVRNVESMDMLAIEKSIADMGKKACTLMPPVDP